Genomic window (Stenotrophomonas maltophilia):
GCGTGCCCCGTGCCGATGCTGGCGGCGGCGGGCGCGCTGTCCGCCAGCTGCTGCAGCAGCAGGCCGCCCTCGACCACCACTCTGGCGCCTGCGGCCAGGCCCTCACGCACCCACAGCCGGCCATCGCCCAGTTCCTCGGCATGCACAGCGTGACGCACGAAGCGGCCCTTGCCCTCCTCCACGAACACCACCTGCTTGCCGTCGATCAGTAGTACTGCCGCATCGGGCAGCGAGACACCGCCCTCGGCCGGCAACGCCACCTGGGCGCGCACGTATTGCCCTGCCTTGAAACCACGCGCCCGGTTGTCCAGCTCGGCGCGCGCCTGCACCACGCGGCGTTCGCTGTCGACGAAGTCATCCACATGTTCCAGGGTCGCCTGCAGCAGTTGGCCATCGGCACCGGGTACACTCACCTGCATGCCCGCCTTCATGCGTCCGGCCAGGCTCTCGGGAACATCCAGCAGCAGCCACAAGCGGTCTGGATCACCAATCACCGCCAACGGCTGTTCGCTGTCGGGGCTGACCGACATGCCCGGGCTCATCCGCCGCTCCACCAGCACGCCATCGATGGGTGCGCGCAGCGGCAGGCGCTGATCAACGCGCTGGCCATTGCCATAGGCCCTGGCGAAGGCGGTGGCGCGCGCATGATCGGCCTGGCTGCCGGCGAAATTGGCCTCGGCCTCGTCCAGTTCGCGGCCCGACGCCACACCCGCCGCATGCAGTTCGCGAGTGCGCTCCAGCTCCTTGCGCGCCTGCTGCAGCTCGGCACGGCCACGCACGCCGTCGGCCTGGGCCTGGCCGAATTCGGGCGAGGTGATCCAGGCAATCACCTGGCCAGCCTTCACTTTCTGCCCCGGCTGCGCCTCGATGCGCGCCACCTGACCCGGCAACGGCGTGTGCAGTGCGCTGGAGCGCGTCTCATCCCAGACCACCCGGCCCGGCAGCTGCAGGCTGGCGCTGGCGCCGGCGGTCACCGCCTCGCTGCGTAGCACGTCCAACTGGCGGCTACCGGCAGGAAACTGGATCTGGCCAGCACTGACCTTCGGCGCGTCCTCGGTATACGACGCCGGTTCGCGGCCGCAGCCGCCCAGCAGGGCCAGCGCCAGCAAGGCCGGCAGCACGGCGTGTCGCGCCTGCGGGCGATAAGCGACGGTGGACTTCATCGGGACTCTCCTTCAGCAACGGATGTGGCCGCTTCCCAGCGCGCCAGGGCAATGGCATGGTCGGCACGCGCTTCGATCAACGCAGCCTCGAACTCGCGCCAACTGCGGCGCGCATCCAGCAGATCGGTCAGGCTGGCGGCGCCGCGCCGGTAGGCCAGCTCGATGCCCTGCACCGCCTTGCGTGCGGCGTCGGACTGCAGCCCTTCGTAGTCGCTGCGACGCTGCGCGGCGAACTGCGCGCTGGCCTGCAGCTGGTCCAGTTCGGCGCGCGCTTCGCGCTGCAGCACCTGCAATTCCAGCGCGGCGCTGTCGCGGTCGGCCTCGGCACGCTGGATCGCGCCGCGCGCACGTGACGGGCCGCCGAGCGGAATGGTCAATGACACACCCCAGGTGACGCCGCTGATGTCGGTGGGCTCGCGCTCCGCCTCAACGCCCAGCTGGATGTCGCGATGCCGCTCGCTACGCGCCAGTGCCACGCCGGCGTCGGCTGCGGCCAGGCGCGAACGTGCCGCACGCAGATCGGCGCGCTGCTGTGGATCAAATGCACGCGCATCGACCCTGCCCGCGGGGTCTGGCCACGGATCATCGGCGCTGAGGTCATGGCTGTCATCGCGGCCGAGCAGCAGCCCCAGCGCATGCCGCGCGTCGCGCAGATCCAGCGCCGCCTCGCGCGCCGCGTCGGCCACCGCCAGGTCGTCCACCGCCAGCCGCGCGCGATCCACCGGTGCCATCGCCCCTGTCGCAACCTGCTTGTCGGCCGCCGCCATCTGCTCGGCCGAACTCTGGCGGTTGGCGTCGGCAATCTGCGCCCGCTCCTGGGCGCCCTTCAGGCCGAAATAGGTTTCGTGCAGCGCCACCTGTTGTCGGCGCCGCGTATCAAGCATCTCCAGCCCGGCCACTTCCAGCAGCGCATCGGCTTGGCGGATACGCAACGCACGCTTGCCACCGCGCTCCCAGGTCCAGCCCAGGCCCACGGTGCTGTCCACCCGCTTGTCCTGCCAGCGCCCAGGGCCGATGCCATGCTTGGGGCTGATCTTGCTGGTGCCGATCGACAACTCGGTGGCCGGGCGCAACGCCGCCGTCTGCACATCGCCCTGCACGCCGCGCAGCTCCAGTGCCGCCGCACGCAGGTCCGGGTTGTGTGCTTCCATGGCGCGCTGCGCTTCCTGCAGGGACAGCGCCGAAGCAGTGGGCGCGCACAGAAGAGTGGCCAGCACGGCCGCAAAACGAGGGGAGAAATTCATGCACGTCACGGTAAGGTGACGCACTTGCGCCAAACTTGCCCCAACCTTGCACGAAGCTTGCAATGCGAATCCTGCTGATCGAAGACGACGCCGCTCTGGCCGATGGACTGATCCGCGCCCTGCAGGGTGCCGGTCACCTGTGCGACCACCTGTCGCGCGGACTGCACGCACCCGCTGCACTGGCCAGCGCACCGTATGACGTGATGGTGCTCGACCTTTCATTGCCCGACGTGGATGGCCTGGACCTGCTCTCGCGCCTGCGTAACGACGGCGTCACCCTGCCGGTGCTGATCCTCACCGCGCGCGATGGTGTGGAGGACCGCATTCTTGGCCTGGACCGCGGTGGCGACGATTACCTGGCCAAGCCATTCGCGCTCGGTGAGCTGGAGGCGCGTCTGCGTGCGCTGTCGCGCCGTCGCAGTGATGCGCCAGCGCAGAAGCGCCTGGGCCGGTTGTGCTTCGACAGCATCCGCAATGAAGTGCAGGTTGATGGCCAGCGCATCGAACTGACCGCCCGCGAGCTGTCGCTGGTCGAGGCGCTGATGCAGCATCCCGGCCGCACCGTCACCAAGCAACGCCTGTTCGACGCGCTGTACAGCTGGGATCACGAGGCCAACCTGTCGGTGATCGAAGTGCATGTCAGTCGTCTGCGCCGCAAACTGGAACAGGCGCGTGCCGGCGTCGGCATCCGCATGCTGCGTGGCCTGGGCTATCGGCTGGAGGCCGGCGGTGACTGAGCGCGTGCACAGCCTGCGCGGCCTGCTGCTGCGCCGCCTGTGGCTGCCGCTGCTGGTACTGCTGCTGTGCAGCGCAGTGGGTTCCTTCGCGTTGGCCCGCTTCTATGCCGGCCAGGTCTACGACCGCTGGCTGCTGGATTCGGCGATGTCGTTGTCCGAGCTGGTGACAGTGCAGGATGGTCGCGCTTCAATCGAGATCACCCCGGCGGTCTCGCGCATGTTCACCTGGGACACCGCGGACGAAGTGCATGGTGAGGTGGTCGACGCCGCGGGTGGGCGCCTGTATGGCGACCTGCCCGAGGCATTGCCACGTCCGGCGAGTGCCGCAGCGAATGAAGATGCGGTTTACTACGATGCGCGACTGCGTGGGCAGCCGGTGCGTATGGTCGAAGTGGTGGTCAGTGCCGGGCCGGGCCACGATATCCGGCTGCGCGTGGCCGAGACGCTGCGCAAGCGCCATCGGCTGGAGCGCAAGCTGTTGCTGACCAGCGTTCCGTTCCAGGCTGCGATCCTGGCGCTGGCGGCGTGGCTGGCCTGGTCCGGTACAGGCGCTGCCGCACGCCATGCCAACCTGGTCGCGCGGAAGCTGGCCAGCCCCCGCCCGGATCCATTGGCGCCGCTGGACCCGGCGCAGGAAGCTCCCCGCGAACTCTGGCCGGCGGTGGAAGCCTACAACGCGCTGCTGCAACGGCTGGACGCCATGCAGGCCGCGCAACGGCGATTCGTCAGCAACGCCGCACACCAGTTGCGCACGCCGCTGGCGGCGATGCAGGTGGAGCTGGAGAGTTCGCTGCGCCAGCATGATCCGCAGACGCAGCAGCTGGCGCTGTCCGGCACGCTGGCCGGGCTGGCGCGGCTGCAGCACCTGGTCAACCAGCTGCTGATGCTCAGCCGTTCCGAGGACCCGCAAGGCAGCGCGCTGCCGCTGCAGCCGGTGGATCTGGCCGTGCTGGCACGTGGCGTGGTGGAGCGCTACGCCGACCGTGCGTTGGCGGCGGGCGTGGACCTGGGTTACGACGGGCCCGACGACGGCGTGCAGGTACAGGGCGACCCGCAGCTGCTGCGCGAGGCGCTGGGCAACCTGCTGGACAACGCGCTGCGCTACGGTGCCTCATGCGGGGTGATCACCCTGGGCGTTCGGCACGTGGCCGAAGGTGTGCAGGTGTGGGTGGACGATGACGGCACCGGCATTGCCGAAGCCGAACGCGCACGCGTCACGGAACGTTTCTACCGGGCCAGCACAGAAGGCGACGGCTGCGGGCTGGGGCTGGCGATCGTGGCCGAGATCGCGCAGCGGCATGATGCGGCGTTGGTGATCGATACCGCCCCGATTGGTGGCGCGCGGGTAGGGTTGTGGTTTCGCTGACCTTTGTCGAATTGTCCTTGTAGAGCCGAGCCCATGCGCGGCTGCTCCTGGCACGATGCCTGAGCCGAGCATGGGCTCGGCTCTACAGGTTCCAGGTCAGCCGTGTAGCGTGCCAACCAAGGTTGGCACCCACCAAAGGCCCCACGGCCAGCGGATTCCGGTAGATGCCAACCTTGGTTGGCGCCGTTGACCTCCCGCGTGCCAACCAAGGTTGGCACCTACCAGGTGCGGGGCAATGGCGGCGGCAGGACGGCGCCGCCCCGCATCACCGGCTCATCGAATACGGCGCCTGCGCGCCCCGCCCCGGCCAGTCCTTGTTCGGCTCGGCCTGCATGCTGAAGCGCAGTTCGCCGCCGGCCAGGATCTCGTCGTGGCGCAGGAAGGTGCGCTGTAGCGGCTTGCCGTTGAGGCTCACACTGCCCACATAGGTGTGCTTGTCATCCAGCCCATCGGCCACGATGGTGAAGGTCTTGCCGTTCGGCAGGCGCATCGCGGTCTTCGGCAGGAACGGACGACCCAGGATGTACTCGCCCGAACCCGGTGCCACCGGGTAGAAGCCCAGCGCGGTGAACACGTACCACGCCGACATCTGACCGACGTCATCGTTGCCAGCCAGGCCATCAGGGCGGTCGGCGTACTGGGTGTCCATGATCTGCTTCAGGCGCGCCTGGGTGCGCCACGGCTGGCCCGCATGCGAATACAGGTAGGCGACGTGGTGGCTGGGCTCGTTGCCATGCGCATACCAGCCGATCAGGCCGGTGATGTCTTCCATGTGCTCGAAGATGGACGGATCCACCTTGGCGTTGAACACCTCGTCCAGGCGCGCGAGCAGCTTGTCGCTGCCACCATGCGCTGCCGCCAGGCCGGCGACGTCCTGCGGCACGTACCACGAGTACTGCCAGGCGTTGCCCTCGGTGTAGTCGGTGCCGTAGCCGCTGGCGCTGGGGTCGAACGGGGTGCGGAAACTGCCATCGCGCTTGCGCGCACGCATGAAGCCGGTGTCCTTGTCGAAGGCATTGCGCCAGTTGCCGGCACGCTTGTCGAAGGTGGCCGCGATATCGACTTTGCCCATCGCCTGCGCCATGCGTGCGATGGTCCAGTCATCGAAGGCGTACTCCAAAGTCTTGCTGGCCGCTTCGCCTTCCTCGTCGATCGGCACATAGCCCAGCTCGCGGTACTGCGCGATGCCATCATACGGGCCGTAGTTGGCGGTCTCGACCATTGCCTTCAGCGCCTTGTCGGCGTCGAAGCCACGAATGCCCTTCACGTAGGCGTCGGCGATCACCGGCACGGCGTGGTAGCCGATCATGCACCAGTCTTCCAGGCCGTGGAACGACCACACCGGCAGCATGCCGTAGGGGCTGTGCTCATGGTGCGCCAGCATCGAATTGACGAAGTCGCTGTTGCGCTTCTCCGGCTGCACCAGCGTCAGCAGCGGATGCAGCGCGCGGTAGGTGTCCCACAGGGAGAACGTGGAATAGTTCGTGAAGCCATCAGCCTTGTGCACGGCATTGTCCGGCCCGCGGTACTGGCCATCGGCATCCATGAACAGCGTCGGCCCCAGCATCGTGTGGTACAGCGCGGTATAGGCACTGCGTCGCGCATGTTCCGGCGCATCGATATCCAGCACCGACAGCGCCTGCGTCCATTCCTGCCTTGCCTGCGCACGCACGCGGTCGAAATCGAAGTCGGCCACTTCCGCGTCGAGGTTGGCGATGGCACCGGCTTCGCTGACCGGCGAGATCGCTACCTTGACCACCAGTGGTGCGTCCAGCTTGCCGAACGCGAACGTACCGACCAGCTGACGGCCTTCGATCTGCGCACGCTGCGCGGGATCCTTCTCGCCCGGCGGCGGGAAGCCCTTGTAGACGATGTCCTGTTCGGTATTGTGCAACTCATGCCCCGACAGCGGTCGCGAGAAACGCATCGCGAAGTACAGCTGGCGACCCGGCGCCCAGCCCCGGGTTTCGCGGAAGCCGGTGACCGTGC
Coding sequences:
- a CDS encoding efflux RND transporter periplasmic adaptor subunit → MKSTVAYRPQARHAVLPALLALALLGGCGREPASYTEDAPKVSAGQIQFPAGSRQLDVLRSEAVTAGASASLQLPGRVVWDETRSSALHTPLPGQVARIEAQPGQKVKAGQVIAWITSPEFGQAQADGVRGRAELQQARKELERTRELHAAGVASGRELDEAEANFAGSQADHARATAFARAYGNGQRVDQRLPLRAPIDGVLVERRMSPGMSVSPDSEQPLAVIGDPDRLWLLLDVPESLAGRMKAGMQVSVPGADGQLLQATLEHVDDFVDSERRVVQARAELDNRARGFKAGQYVRAQVALPAEGGVSLPDAAVLLIDGKQVVFVEEGKGRFVRHAVHAEELGDGRLWVREGLAAGARVVVEGGLLLQQLADSAPAAASIGTGHAAP
- a CDS encoding TolC family protein encodes the protein MNFSPRFAAVLATLLCAPTASALSLQEAQRAMEAHNPDLRAAALELRGVQGDVQTAALRPATELSIGTSKISPKHGIGPGRWQDKRVDSTVGLGWTWERGGKRALRIRQADALLEVAGLEMLDTRRRQQVALHETYFGLKGAQERAQIADANRQSSAEQMAAADKQVATGAMAPVDRARLAVDDLAVADAAREAALDLRDARHALGLLLGRDDSHDLSADDPWPDPAGRVDARAFDPQQRADLRAARSRLAAADAGVALARSERHRDIQLGVEAEREPTDISGVTWGVSLTIPLGGPSRARGAIQRAEADRDSAALELQVLQREARAELDQLQASAQFAAQRRSDYEGLQSDAARKAVQGIELAYRRGAASLTDLLDARRSWREFEAALIEARADHAIALARWEAATSVAEGESR
- a CDS encoding response regulator, with translation MRILLIEDDAALADGLIRALQGAGHLCDHLSRGLHAPAALASAPYDVMVLDLSLPDVDGLDLLSRLRNDGVTLPVLILTARDGVEDRILGLDRGGDDYLAKPFALGELEARLRALSRRRSDAPAQKRLGRLCFDSIRNEVQVDGQRIELTARELSLVEALMQHPGRTVTKQRLFDALYSWDHEANLSVIEVHVSRLRRKLEQARAGVGIRMLRGLGYRLEAGGD
- a CDS encoding sensor histidine kinase, with the protein product MTERVHSLRGLLLRRLWLPLLVLLLCSAVGSFALARFYAGQVYDRWLLDSAMSLSELVTVQDGRASIEITPAVSRMFTWDTADEVHGEVVDAAGGRLYGDLPEALPRPASAAANEDAVYYDARLRGQPVRMVEVVVSAGPGHDIRLRVAETLRKRHRLERKLLLTSVPFQAAILALAAWLAWSGTGAAARHANLVARKLASPRPDPLAPLDPAQEAPRELWPAVEAYNALLQRLDAMQAAQRRFVSNAAHQLRTPLAAMQVELESSLRQHDPQTQQLALSGTLAGLARLQHLVNQLLMLSRSEDPQGSALPLQPVDLAVLARGVVERYADRALAAGVDLGYDGPDDGVQVQGDPQLLREALGNLLDNALRYGASCGVITLGVRHVAEGVQVWVDDDGTGIAEAERARVTERFYRASTEGDGCGLGLAIVAEIAQRHDAALVIDTAPIGGARVGLWFR
- a CDS encoding GH92 family glycosyl hydrolase, which encodes MPMPTLDRRLLIVVAATAMLASGLASAAPARTAADKAYASVDPFIGTGGEGHTYPGATVPFGMVQLSPDTRIQPREKAYGWAAGYRYDDSSIVGFSHTHFSGTGHSDLGDILLMPFTGTPGLERGDPEKPRSGYASRFRHADEKAEPGYYAVTLDDYRVRAELTTSARVGVHRYAFPKGTEAKVLLDMRTSMYDYPGKVLWSRVRVRADGTVTGFRETRGWAPGRQLYFAMRFSRPLSGHELHNTEQDIVYKGFPPPGEKDPAQRAQIEGRQLVGTFAFGKLDAPLVVKVAISPVSEAGAIANLDAEVADFDFDRVRAQARQEWTQALSVLDIDAPEHARRSAYTALYHTMLGPTLFMDADGQYRGPDNAVHKADGFTNYSTFSLWDTYRALHPLLTLVQPEKRNSDFVNSMLAHHEHSPYGMLPVWSFHGLEDWCMIGYHAVPVIADAYVKGIRGFDADKALKAMVETANYGPYDGIAQYRELGYVPIDEEGEAASKTLEYAFDDWTIARMAQAMGKVDIAATFDKRAGNWRNAFDKDTGFMRARKRDGSFRTPFDPSASGYGTDYTEGNAWQYSWYVPQDVAGLAAAHGGSDKLLARLDEVFNAKVDPSIFEHMEDITGLIGWYAHGNEPSHHVAYLYSHAGQPWRTQARLKQIMDTQYADRPDGLAGNDDVGQMSAWYVFTALGFYPVAPGSGEYILGRPFLPKTAMRLPNGKTFTIVADGLDDKHTYVGSVSLNGKPLQRTFLRHDEILAGGELRFSMQAEPNKDWPGRGAQAPYSMSR